One part of the Solea senegalensis isolate Sse05_10M unplaced genomic scaffold, IFAPA_SoseM_1 scf7180000017739, whole genome shotgun sequence genome encodes these proteins:
- the LOC122764877 gene encoding regulating synaptic membrane exocytosis protein 2-like isoform X1, whose product MSGPAGPAQPAAGPGPGPELPDLSHLTEEERRIILSVMERQKKEEEKEQSMLKKLHQQFEMYKDQVKKLGEEPQSAQTARAESPICGICRKTKFADGCGRACCYCRSRFCARCGGRVPLRANKVMWVCNVCRMKQEMLTRSGEFDSPMSVDHTQHGVPHPPTQGLPVATSNGATERRRSPVGSHYDGGGGRMPCSPSDLGLDHCTHSPRGFHGNGVEELRGPRRAIRDARGRWHSQDHPLDQVLDKHELQRRQEEEFQARYRSDPNLARYPVKPQPSEEAMRMLAQVSRVRHQRRHSDVSLATAEPEHLTPRHTVLRHNRPQGLMGSGGQRSFSVDHAGNRLSPTSPRRSPLPQQHLDPSSAHKRKSATEGSVQRGRGMGKMHVIGSFSSSEEDLVTTPDYTSCDEPDRDMDSHWWDHGSWHSEPGSMSMHPVTWQPSKDGERLIGRILLNKRMKDGTVPADTGALLGLKVVGGKMTDSGRLCAFITKVKRGSLADTVGHLRPGDQVLEWNGRVLQGATFNEVYNIILESKAEPQVELVVSRPIGDVSRAADSHVQLDSSSSSFDSQKVGPSISVTSPVSPSVLSGQVSIQGRRPLVPRIQVKLWYDKVGHQLIVTVLGAKELPPQDDGRPRNPYVKIYFLPDRSDKSKRRTKTVKKSVEPRWNQTFMYSPVHRREFRERMLELTVWDQARVREEESQFLGEVLIELESALLDDQPHWYKLQRHDVSSLPLPIASPYLQRRGLQHEPSQTSRRLQNKGSYYNSGSQRISDSEFSDYDCEDGIGVISDYRQNGRDYHSSTLSVPEQVMSSNHSPRSSLSRMRSPSQPPPQSGNPLYPLYREDAVRLLRGSKLGRAQSDAGQYSSLERRSLRRMSVANSLDDSSRYFNGPNHTLWTNHMMNGSCEDYSQDFIPDFPYEPNTYDEEVLRYSRGMDRRDYYSRSRSADQRAMVERPVYTRSHSTDRADSAHLRSGRSAPPSPARTRANPPGGSAQTSPSGTPVFNRQARQLPVVPRKPTLDRSVMKDPLKMRDSLSFKSSDSDVSDVSAMSNASDTHSVRRISRAEALDGQSMELGAGSERAPEVAAGGGALLQKSESAEEGEVEEEEPSKPAAASGAPLMKSSSVGGEICSLGRNDDDDDDKKRRSSFGAKMMGMVGLGKKSQSASQLNPEEEEKKKKVIRLPVQRSVETGLAVEFKSRFTRQPSRDPDAEDPKPGALIFPGVKLASDQQFTGFLEGLGPAQLAGRQTLATPPMGDIQIGMVYRKERLDVEVIRARGLVGKQGNKNTPAPYVKVYLMDNGKCVLKRRTRLARKTLDPLYQQQLQFEESPEGKVLQIIVWGDYGRMDHKSFMGAAQILLDDLDLSNMVIGWFKLFPATSLVDPALAPLTNKEAEGNKS is encoded by the exons ATGTCTGGGCCGGCCGGACCTGCACAGCCCGCCGCCGGGCCGGGACCAGGGCCAGAGTTGCCGGACCTGAGCCACCTGACAGAGGAAGAGCGGAGGATCATCCTGTCTGtgatggagagacagaagaaggaggaggagaaggagcagagcATGCTTAA gaagttgcATCAGCAGTTTGAGATGTATAAGGATCAGGTGAAGAAGCTGGGGGAGGAGCCTCAGTCGGCTCAGACGGCGAGGGCGGAGTCTCCGATCTGCGGCATTTGTCGCAAGACCAAATTCGCTGACGGTTGCGGTCGAGCGTGTTGTTACTGTCGGAGCCGCTTCTGCGCTCGCTGCGGGGGGCGTGTCCCTCTGAGAGCCAATAAG gtcATGTGGGTGTGTAACGTGTGCAGAATGAAGCAGGAGATGCTTACTCGCTCGGGCGAGTTTGACTCACCCATGTCTGTCGACCACACCCAGCACGGGGTCCCACATCCACCGACGCAGGGGCTGCCGGTCGCCACAAGCAATGGAGCCACAGAGCG gagGCGGAGCCCTGTAGGGTCACATTACGATGGCGGGGGCGGCCGCATGCCTTGCTCGCCCTCTGACCTTGGTCTGGACCACTGCACTCACTCGCCACGGGGTTTCCATGGCAACGGGGTGGAGGAACTTCGAGGACCGAGGCGAGCGATCAGAGACGCTCGAGGCCGCTGGCACTCACAG GACCATCCTCTGGACCAGGTTCTGGACAAGCATGAGCTGCAGCGGcgacaggaggaggagtttcAGGCCCGTTACCGTAGTGACCCAAACCTGGCTCGTTACCCGGTGAAGCCGCAGCCAAGCGAGGAGGCCATGAGGATGTTAGCTCAGGTCAGCAGAGTCCGACACCAGCGCCGCCACAGCGACGTCTCCCTGGCAACCGCCGAGCCCGAACACCTGACCCCAAGACACACAG TTCTCCGACATAATCGACCACAGGGATTGATGGGatctggaggtcagaggtcattcTCTGTCGACCACGCAGGTAATCGCTTAAGCCCCACCTCTCCCCGCCGCAGTCCGTTACCGCAGCAGCACCTGGACCCGAGCTCCGCCCACAAAAGGAAGTCAGCCACTGAGGGCTCGGtgcagagggggcggggcatggGGAAGATGCACGTGATTGGCAGCTTCAGCAGCTCTGAGGAGGATCTGGTGACCACGCCCGACTACACAAGCTGTGATGAGCCTGACC GAGACATGGACAGCCATTGGTGGGATCATGGTTCCTGGCATAGTGAGCCTGGGTCCATGTCCATG CATCCAGTCACATGGCAACCGTCCAAGGACGGCGAGCGTCTCATCGGTCGAATTTTGCTGAACAAGAGGATGAAGGATGGAACGGTTCCCGCGGATACGGGAGCGCTGCTCGGACTCaag GTTGTCGGGGGGAAGATGACGGATTCAGGTCGTCTCTGTGCGTTCATCACCAAGGTGAAGAGAGGAAGTCTGGCAGACACAGTGGGACACCTGAGACCAG GTGATCAGGTTCTGGAATGGAACGGTCGGGTTCTTCAGGGAGCCACGTTTAACGAAGTCTATAACATCATCCTGGAGTCAAAAGCAGAACCACAGGTGGAGCTAGTGGTCTCACGACCCATTGg AGATGTTTCCAGAGCAGCAGACAGTCACGTCCAACTGGACTCCA GTTCCAGCTCCTTCGACTCTCAGAAAGTCGGTCCATCCATCTCGGTCACATCTCCCGTGAGCCCCAGCGTCCTGTCCGGACAAGTCTCG ATTCAGGGCAGGCGTCCTCTGGTTCCTCGGATTCAG GTGAAGCTCTGGTACGATAAAGTTGGTCATCAGCTGATCGTTACAGTTCTTGGAGCCAAAGAACTTCCTCCTCAAGATGATGGTCGACCCAGGAACCCTTACGTCAAGATTTACTTCCTGCCGGACAGAAG TGATAAGAGTAAGCGGCGGACAAAGACGGTAAAAAAGTCGGTGGAACCTCGCTGGAATCAAACCTTCATGTACTCCCCGGTCCACCGGCGGGAGTTCAGAGAGCGAATGTTGGAGCTTACAGTCTGGGATCAGGCCCGGGTCCGAGAGGAGGAGAGCCAGTTCCTGGGCGAG GTTCTGATAGAACTGGAGTCGGCTCTGCTGGATGATCAGCCTCATTGGTACAAACTGCAGCGTCATGATGTTTCCTCTCTGCCACTACCAATCGCCTCCCCCtacctgcagaggagaggacTGCAGCATGAACCCAGTCAGACCAGCAGGAGGCTTCAGA ACAAAGGCTCTTACTATAACTCAG ggTCTCAGAGGATCAGTGACAGTGAGTTTTCTGATTACGACTGTGAAGACGGCATCGGGGTGATTTCAG ACTACAGACAGAATGGGCGGGACTACCACAGCTCCACACTCTCAGTGCCAGAGCAGGTGATGTCGTCCAATCATAGCCCTCGATCCAGTTTGTCCCGGATGAGGTCGCCGAGTCAACCGCCTCCTCAAAG CGGGAACCCCCTGTACCCGTTGTACCGGGAAGATGCCGTGCGGCTCTTAAGAGGCTCCAAACTGGGCCGAGCGCAATCTGACGCCGGCCAGTACAGCAGCCTGGAgag GAGGTCACTGAGGAGAATGTCCGTTGCCAACTCCCTCGACGACAGCAGCAG ATATTTTAACGGTCCAAACCACACACTGTGGACTAACCACATGATGAATGGGAGCTGTGAGGACTACAG TCAGGACTTCATCCCAGACTTTCCCTACGAACCCAACACCTATGATGAGGAAGTGCTCAG GTACAGCCGAGGCATGGACCGGCGGGATTACTACAGCCGCTCTCGGTCGGCAGACCAGCGTGCGATGGTGGAGCGTCCGGTCTACACACGCTCACACTCCACGGACCGAGCCGACTCCGCTCACCTGAGGTCTGGACGCTCCGCCCCTCCCTCACCCGCCCGTACGAG AGCGAATCCTCCCGGTGGATCAGCGCAGACGAGTCCATCGGGGACACCGGTCTTTAACCGCCAAGCACGCCAACTGCCTGTCGTCCCACGCAAGCCAACATTAGACAGAA GTGTGATGAAGGATCCATTAAAG ATGAGGGACAGTCTGTCCTTCAAGTCGTCAGACAGTGACGTCAGCGATGTGTCCGCCATGTCCAACGCCTCCGACACTCACTCTGTCCGCAGGATCAG TCGGGCGGAGGCTCTAGACGGTCAATCAATGGAGTTGGGGGCTGGGTCAGAGAGAGCACCAGAAGTCGCAGCAGGGGGTGGAGCCTTGCTGCAGAAGAGCGAAtcagcagaggagggagaggtggaggaggaggagccttcaAA GCCGGCAGCGGCGTCCGGAGCTCCTCTCATGAAGTCGTCGAGTGTCGGCGGTGAGATTTGTTCGTTGGGGAGAaacgacgacgatgacgacgacAAGAAAAGACGCTCAAGTTTTGGAGCGAAGATGATGGGGATGGTCGGGCTGGGGAAGAAGAGTCAGAGCGCGTCGCAGCTCAACCCCGAGG aggaagagaagaagaagaaagtgatcCGACTTCCTGTCCAGAGAAGCGTAGAAACCGGTTTGGCCGTGGAGTTTAAGTCTCGCTTTACTCGACAACCGAGTCGTGACCCGGACGCTGAGGACCCCAAACCTGGAGC GCTCATTTTTCCAGGAGTGAAATTAGCATCAGATCAACAATTTACTGGCTTCCTGGAAGGACTAGGCCCCGCCCAGCTAGCTGGACGGCAGACTTTGGCCACACCCCCCATGG GTGACATCCAGATCGGGATGGTTTACAGGAAGGAGCGTCTGGACGTGGAGGTGATTCGAGCTCGAGGGCTCGTGGGTAAACAAGGCAACAAAAATACTCCAG cGCCATACGTGAAGGTGTATCTCATGGACAATGGGAAGTGTGTGTTGAAGAGAAGAACTCGTCTGGCGAGAAAAACTCTGGATCCACTTTATCAACAACAACTGCAGTTTGAAGAAAGTCCAGAGGGTAAAGTactgcag ATCATCGTGTGGGGCGATTACGGGAGGATGGATCATAAATCCTTCATGGGTGCCGCTCAGATCCTGTTGGACGACCTGGACCTGTCCAACATGGTGATTGGCTGGTTTAAACTGTTTCCTGCCACCTCATTGGTCGACCCCGCCCTGGCCCCTTTGACAAATAAGGAAGCCGAGGGCAACAAGTCGTAG
- the LOC122764877 gene encoding regulating synaptic membrane exocytosis protein 2-like isoform X4, with amino-acid sequence MSGPAGPAQPAAGPGPGPELPDLSHLTEEERRIILSVMERQKKEEEKEQSMLKKLHQQFEMYKDQVKKLGEEPQSAQTARAESPICGICRKTKFADGCGRACCYCRSRFCARCGGRVPLRANKVMWVCNVCRMKQEMLTRSGEFDSPMSVDHTQHGVPHPPTQGLPVATSNGATERRRSPVGSHYDGGGGRMPCSPSDLGLDHCTHSPRGFHGNGVEELRGPRRAIRDARGRWHSQDHPLDQVLDKHELQRRQEEEFQARYRSDPNLARYPVKPQPSEEAMRMLAQVSRVRHQRRHSDVSLATAEPEHLTPRHTVLRHNRPQGLMGSGGQRSFSVDHAGNRLSPTSPRRSPLPQQHLDPSSAHKRKSATEGSVQRGRGMGKMHVIGSFSSSEEDLVTTPDYTSCDEPDRDMDSHWWDHGSWHSEPGSMSMHPVTWQPSKDGERLIGRILLNKRMKDGTVPADTGALLGLKVVGGKMTDSGRLCAFITKVKRGSLADTVGHLRPGDQVLEWNGRVLQGATFNEVYNIILESKAEPQVELVVSRPIGDVSRAADSHVQLDSSSSSFDSQKVGPSISVTSPVSPSVLSGQVSVKLWYDKVGHQLIVTVLGAKELPPQDDGRPRNPYVKIYFLPDRSDKSKRRTKTVKKSVEPRWNQTFMYSPVHRREFRERMLELTVWDQARVREEESQFLGEVLIELESALLDDQPHWYKLQRHDVSSLPLPIASPYLQRRGLQHEPSQTSRRLQRSQRISDSEFSDYDCEDGIGVISDYRQNGRDYHSSTLSVPEQVMSSNHSPRSSLSRMRSPSQPPPQSGNPLYPLYREDAVRLLRGSKLGRAQSDAGQYSSLERRSLRRMSVANSLDDSSRYFNGPNHTLWTNHMMNGSCEDYSQDFIPDFPYEPNTYDEEVLRYSRGMDRRDYYSRSRSADQRAMVERPVYTRSHSTDRADSAHLRSGRSAPPSPARTRANPPGGSAQTSPSGTPVFNRQARQLPVVPRKPTLDRSVMKDPLKMRDSLSFKSSDSDVSDVSAMSNASDTHSVRRISRAEALDGQSMELGAGSERAPEVAAGGGALLQKSESAEEGEVEEEEPSKPAAASGAPLMKSSSVGGEICSLGRNDDDDDDKKRRSSFGAKMMGMVGLGKKSQSASQLNPEEEEKKKKVIRLPVQRSVETGLAVEFKSRFTRQPSRDPDAEDPKPGALIFPGVKLASDQQFTGFLEGLGPAQLAGRQTLATPPMGDIQIGMVYRKERLDVEVIRARGLVGKQGNKNTPAPYVKVYLMDNGKCVLKRRTRLARKTLDPLYQQQLQFEESPEGKVLQIIVWGDYGRMDHKSFMGAAQILLDDLDLSNMVIGWFKLFPATSLVDPALAPLTNKEAEGNKS; translated from the exons ATGTCTGGGCCGGCCGGACCTGCACAGCCCGCCGCCGGGCCGGGACCAGGGCCAGAGTTGCCGGACCTGAGCCACCTGACAGAGGAAGAGCGGAGGATCATCCTGTCTGtgatggagagacagaagaaggaggaggagaaggagcagagcATGCTTAA gaagttgcATCAGCAGTTTGAGATGTATAAGGATCAGGTGAAGAAGCTGGGGGAGGAGCCTCAGTCGGCTCAGACGGCGAGGGCGGAGTCTCCGATCTGCGGCATTTGTCGCAAGACCAAATTCGCTGACGGTTGCGGTCGAGCGTGTTGTTACTGTCGGAGCCGCTTCTGCGCTCGCTGCGGGGGGCGTGTCCCTCTGAGAGCCAATAAG gtcATGTGGGTGTGTAACGTGTGCAGAATGAAGCAGGAGATGCTTACTCGCTCGGGCGAGTTTGACTCACCCATGTCTGTCGACCACACCCAGCACGGGGTCCCACATCCACCGACGCAGGGGCTGCCGGTCGCCACAAGCAATGGAGCCACAGAGCG gagGCGGAGCCCTGTAGGGTCACATTACGATGGCGGGGGCGGCCGCATGCCTTGCTCGCCCTCTGACCTTGGTCTGGACCACTGCACTCACTCGCCACGGGGTTTCCATGGCAACGGGGTGGAGGAACTTCGAGGACCGAGGCGAGCGATCAGAGACGCTCGAGGCCGCTGGCACTCACAG GACCATCCTCTGGACCAGGTTCTGGACAAGCATGAGCTGCAGCGGcgacaggaggaggagtttcAGGCCCGTTACCGTAGTGACCCAAACCTGGCTCGTTACCCGGTGAAGCCGCAGCCAAGCGAGGAGGCCATGAGGATGTTAGCTCAGGTCAGCAGAGTCCGACACCAGCGCCGCCACAGCGACGTCTCCCTGGCAACCGCCGAGCCCGAACACCTGACCCCAAGACACACAG TTCTCCGACATAATCGACCACAGGGATTGATGGGatctggaggtcagaggtcattcTCTGTCGACCACGCAGGTAATCGCTTAAGCCCCACCTCTCCCCGCCGCAGTCCGTTACCGCAGCAGCACCTGGACCCGAGCTCCGCCCACAAAAGGAAGTCAGCCACTGAGGGCTCGGtgcagagggggcggggcatggGGAAGATGCACGTGATTGGCAGCTTCAGCAGCTCTGAGGAGGATCTGGTGACCACGCCCGACTACACAAGCTGTGATGAGCCTGACC GAGACATGGACAGCCATTGGTGGGATCATGGTTCCTGGCATAGTGAGCCTGGGTCCATGTCCATG CATCCAGTCACATGGCAACCGTCCAAGGACGGCGAGCGTCTCATCGGTCGAATTTTGCTGAACAAGAGGATGAAGGATGGAACGGTTCCCGCGGATACGGGAGCGCTGCTCGGACTCaag GTTGTCGGGGGGAAGATGACGGATTCAGGTCGTCTCTGTGCGTTCATCACCAAGGTGAAGAGAGGAAGTCTGGCAGACACAGTGGGACACCTGAGACCAG GTGATCAGGTTCTGGAATGGAACGGTCGGGTTCTTCAGGGAGCCACGTTTAACGAAGTCTATAACATCATCCTGGAGTCAAAAGCAGAACCACAGGTGGAGCTAGTGGTCTCACGACCCATTGg AGATGTTTCCAGAGCAGCAGACAGTCACGTCCAACTGGACTCCA GTTCCAGCTCCTTCGACTCTCAGAAAGTCGGTCCATCCATCTCGGTCACATCTCCCGTGAGCCCCAGCGTCCTGTCCGGACAAGTCTCG GTGAAGCTCTGGTACGATAAAGTTGGTCATCAGCTGATCGTTACAGTTCTTGGAGCCAAAGAACTTCCTCCTCAAGATGATGGTCGACCCAGGAACCCTTACGTCAAGATTTACTTCCTGCCGGACAGAAG TGATAAGAGTAAGCGGCGGACAAAGACGGTAAAAAAGTCGGTGGAACCTCGCTGGAATCAAACCTTCATGTACTCCCCGGTCCACCGGCGGGAGTTCAGAGAGCGAATGTTGGAGCTTACAGTCTGGGATCAGGCCCGGGTCCGAGAGGAGGAGAGCCAGTTCCTGGGCGAG GTTCTGATAGAACTGGAGTCGGCTCTGCTGGATGATCAGCCTCATTGGTACAAACTGCAGCGTCATGATGTTTCCTCTCTGCCACTACCAATCGCCTCCCCCtacctgcagaggagaggacTGCAGCATGAACCCAGTCAGACCAGCAGGAGGCTTCAGA ggTCTCAGAGGATCAGTGACAGTGAGTTTTCTGATTACGACTGTGAAGACGGCATCGGGGTGATTTCAG ACTACAGACAGAATGGGCGGGACTACCACAGCTCCACACTCTCAGTGCCAGAGCAGGTGATGTCGTCCAATCATAGCCCTCGATCCAGTTTGTCCCGGATGAGGTCGCCGAGTCAACCGCCTCCTCAAAG CGGGAACCCCCTGTACCCGTTGTACCGGGAAGATGCCGTGCGGCTCTTAAGAGGCTCCAAACTGGGCCGAGCGCAATCTGACGCCGGCCAGTACAGCAGCCTGGAgag GAGGTCACTGAGGAGAATGTCCGTTGCCAACTCCCTCGACGACAGCAGCAG ATATTTTAACGGTCCAAACCACACACTGTGGACTAACCACATGATGAATGGGAGCTGTGAGGACTACAG TCAGGACTTCATCCCAGACTTTCCCTACGAACCCAACACCTATGATGAGGAAGTGCTCAG GTACAGCCGAGGCATGGACCGGCGGGATTACTACAGCCGCTCTCGGTCGGCAGACCAGCGTGCGATGGTGGAGCGTCCGGTCTACACACGCTCACACTCCACGGACCGAGCCGACTCCGCTCACCTGAGGTCTGGACGCTCCGCCCCTCCCTCACCCGCCCGTACGAG AGCGAATCCTCCCGGTGGATCAGCGCAGACGAGTCCATCGGGGACACCGGTCTTTAACCGCCAAGCACGCCAACTGCCTGTCGTCCCACGCAAGCCAACATTAGACAGAA GTGTGATGAAGGATCCATTAAAG ATGAGGGACAGTCTGTCCTTCAAGTCGTCAGACAGTGACGTCAGCGATGTGTCCGCCATGTCCAACGCCTCCGACACTCACTCTGTCCGCAGGATCAG TCGGGCGGAGGCTCTAGACGGTCAATCAATGGAGTTGGGGGCTGGGTCAGAGAGAGCACCAGAAGTCGCAGCAGGGGGTGGAGCCTTGCTGCAGAAGAGCGAAtcagcagaggagggagaggtggaggaggaggagccttcaAA GCCGGCAGCGGCGTCCGGAGCTCCTCTCATGAAGTCGTCGAGTGTCGGCGGTGAGATTTGTTCGTTGGGGAGAaacgacgacgatgacgacgacAAGAAAAGACGCTCAAGTTTTGGAGCGAAGATGATGGGGATGGTCGGGCTGGGGAAGAAGAGTCAGAGCGCGTCGCAGCTCAACCCCGAGG aggaagagaagaagaagaaagtgatcCGACTTCCTGTCCAGAGAAGCGTAGAAACCGGTTTGGCCGTGGAGTTTAAGTCTCGCTTTACTCGACAACCGAGTCGTGACCCGGACGCTGAGGACCCCAAACCTGGAGC GCTCATTTTTCCAGGAGTGAAATTAGCATCAGATCAACAATTTACTGGCTTCCTGGAAGGACTAGGCCCCGCCCAGCTAGCTGGACGGCAGACTTTGGCCACACCCCCCATGG GTGACATCCAGATCGGGATGGTTTACAGGAAGGAGCGTCTGGACGTGGAGGTGATTCGAGCTCGAGGGCTCGTGGGTAAACAAGGCAACAAAAATACTCCAG cGCCATACGTGAAGGTGTATCTCATGGACAATGGGAAGTGTGTGTTGAAGAGAAGAACTCGTCTGGCGAGAAAAACTCTGGATCCACTTTATCAACAACAACTGCAGTTTGAAGAAAGTCCAGAGGGTAAAGTactgcag ATCATCGTGTGGGGCGATTACGGGAGGATGGATCATAAATCCTTCATGGGTGCCGCTCAGATCCTGTTGGACGACCTGGACCTGTCCAACATGGTGATTGGCTGGTTTAAACTGTTTCCTGCCACCTCATTGGTCGACCCCGCCCTGGCCCCTTTGACAAATAAGGAAGCCGAGGGCAACAAGTCGTAG